From the Anaeromyxobacter dehalogenans 2CP-1 genome, the window TTCCGCGGCTCCGTGACGCGCCACCTGCTCAGCGTCCCCGTCCTGCTCGCGGCGCTGCTCCTGGCCGCGGTGCCCGCGCTCGCGCGCGGCGCCGACCCCGTGCTGTCGGACGTCCGCATCGAGGGCAACCGCCGCGTCGAGGTGGACGCGATCCGCGCGACCATCTCCAGTAAGAAGGGCGAGCCGCTCGACCCCAAGAAGGTGGACCAGGACCTCCGCGGCATCATGCGCCTGGGCCTGTTCGCGGACGCGACCGCCGAGCTGGAGGGGCCGGAGGCCTCGCCCGCCCTGATCTTCAAGGTGGTGGAGCGGCCCACCGTCCACGAGGCGAAGATCGTCGGGAACGAGGCGCTCTCCAAGGACGACCTCAAGGACACCGTCGAGCTGAAGCCGTACGCGGTGCTCGACCTGGCCGTCGTCCGCAAGGACGTGAAGAAGATCCAGGAGAAGTACGTCGAGAAGGGGTACTACCTCGCCGACGTGACCTGGAAGGTCGTGGACCTCCCCGACAACCAGGCGGACGTGATCTACACCGTGGACGAGAAGGCCAAGGTCCAGGTGAAGGAGATCCGCTTCCTCGGGAACGATCACGTCCCGAAGGACGACATCACCCCGTTCATGCAGACGCAGGAGGGGAACCTCCTGTCGTTCCTGAACTCCACCGGCACGTACAAGGAGGAGGCGTTCCAGCACGACCTCCAGTCCGTCCAGGCCGTCTACATGGACAAGGGCTACGTGACGGTGAAGGTCGGGAAGCCGTCCGTCGCGCTCTCGCCGGACCGCCGGTTCCTCTTCATCACCATCCCGGTGGAGGAGGGCGAGAAGTACGACATCGGCAAGATCGAGTTCAGCGGCCAGCTCCTCGACCGCGAGCCGGTGCTGAAGCGCATGGTCCGCACCAAGACCGGCGACCTGTTCATGCGCTCGAAGGTGGGCGCCGACATCTTCGCCATCGGCGACCTCTACAAGGACATGGGGTACGCGTACGCGAACGTCACCCCGCTCACCAACACCGATCCGAAGCGCCGCATCGTGGACATCAACTTCGAGGTGCAGCCCGGCCCGAAGGTCCACTTCGAGCGCATCGAGATCATCGGCAACGACAAGACGCGCGACAAGGTGATCCGCCGCGAGCTGCGGATCTACGAGGGCGAGCTCTACAGCGGCACCGGGATCAAGGCGTCGAAGCAGCGCATCACCGCGCTGGGCTTCTTCGAGACGGTCGAGATCACCACCAAGAAGGGCAGCAAGGACGACACCATCGTCGCCACGGTGGAGGTGAAGGAGAAGGCGACCGGCACGTTCCAGGTGGGCGCCGGCTTCTCGTCCTACGAGAACTTCATCCTCACCGGGCAGATCTCGCAGAACAACTTCTTCGGCTGGGGCCAGACGCTCTCGCTGCAGGTGCAGTGGTCGTCGATCCGCCAGCTCGGGCAGATCCAGTTCGTCGAGCCGTACTTCCTCGACACGCGCTGGACCTTCGCCTTCGACCTGTACGCGACCGAGGGCTACTACACGACGTTCACCCGGCGGGCCATCGGCGGCTCGATGACCTGGGGCTACGAGCTCTCCGGCCTCTACCCGTGGTGGTCGTTCGCGCGGAAGCTCGACGACCTGCGCCTGTTCGCCACCTACACGAACGAGTACGTGTCGGTGTCGGCCTCCGACTCCGGCCTGCTCTACGCGAACCAGTTCAAGTCCGGCACCACCAGCGCGCTGCGCCTCTCGCTCCAGTGGGACAAGCGCGACAACCGCCTGTTCCCGTCGCGTGGCTGGTTCATCTCCACCAGCGCCGAGGCCGCCCCGCCGCTCCTCGCGCCGCAGTGGGCGTTCGGGCAGAACGTGAACCTGTTCACCCGGTACGCGGTGGACGCGCGCTGGTACCGGCCGGTGTTCCTCGGCCTCATCGCCCGCGCGAAGCTGACGCTCGGCTACATCCGCAACTGGGACGCCTCGCACCAGGTGCCCATCTCCGAGCTGTACTACGTGGGCGGCATCAACTCGCTGCGCGGCTACCGGTACCTCTCCATCGCGCCGGCCGAGGACGTGGGCCGCTCGCGCAACCCGTCGTCCGCGCTCTACCCGCTGGCGGTCGGCGGCGACAAGCAGCTCGTCCTGAACCTCGAGCTCGAGTTCCCCATCGTCGAGAAGGTGGGCGTGCGCGGGGTGCTGTTCAGCGACATGGGCAACGCGTTCGCCCGCGGCAAGTACTCCGATCCCGACGTGCCGCTGTCGCTCTACAAGTCGGTCGGGTTCGGCTTCCGGTGGTTCAGCCCCATCGGCCCGCTCCGCTTCGAGTGGGGCATCCCGCTGAATCGCCGCAAGGACAAGCTGACCGGCGAATACGTCGATCAGGCGCTCGACTT encodes:
- the bamA gene encoding outer membrane protein assembly factor BamA, which translates into the protein MTRHLLSVPVLLAALLLAAVPALARGADPVLSDVRIEGNRRVEVDAIRATISSKKGEPLDPKKVDQDLRGIMRLGLFADATAELEGPEASPALIFKVVERPTVHEAKIVGNEALSKDDLKDTVELKPYAVLDLAVVRKDVKKIQEKYVEKGYYLADVTWKVVDLPDNQADVIYTVDEKAKVQVKEIRFLGNDHVPKDDITPFMQTQEGNLLSFLNSTGTYKEEAFQHDLQSVQAVYMDKGYVTVKVGKPSVALSPDRRFLFITIPVEEGEKYDIGKIEFSGQLLDREPVLKRMVRTKTGDLFMRSKVGADIFAIGDLYKDMGYAYANVTPLTNTDPKRRIVDINFEVQPGPKVHFERIEIIGNDKTRDKVIRRELRIYEGELYSGTGIKASKQRITALGFFETVEITTKKGSKDDTIVATVEVKEKATGTFQVGAGFSSYENFILTGQISQNNFFGWGQTLSLQVQWSSIRQLGQIQFVEPYFLDTRWTFAFDLYATEGYYTTFTRRAIGGSMTWGYELSGLYPWWSFARKLDDLRLFATYTNEYVSVSASDSGLLYANQFKSGTTSALRLSLQWDKRDNRLFPSRGWFISTSAEAAPPLLAPQWAFGQNVNLFTRYAVDARWYRPVFLGLIARAKLTLGYIRNWDASHQVPISELYYVGGINSLRGYRYLSIAPAEDVGRSRNPSSALYPLAVGGDKQLVLNLELEFPIVEKVGVRGVLFSDMGNAFARGKYSDPDVPLSLYKSVGFGFRWFSPIGPLRFEWGIPLNRRKDKLTGEYVDQALDFQFTIGNFF